GCGGGCGTGCTCGCGCAGTGACTCGAGCGTCGGCATGTCGGCGGCGCGCCGGGGGACGACGACGGCGACGCCGATCTCCCCCATGACTTCGTCGGGCCGTGCGACGACGGCGACGTGGGCGACACCCGGGTGGTCGGCGAGCACGTTCTCGACCTCGAGGGGGAAGACGTTGTAGCCGCCGCGCACGTACATCTCCTTGGCGCGCCCCTCCAGGTGCAGGCGTCCCCGGTCGTCGACGAAGCCCAGGTCGCCGGTACGCACGGCGCCGTCGGCGGTGAAGACGGCGGCCGTCGCCTCGGGGTCGTGCCAGTAGCCGCTCATCACCGCCGGCGAGCGCAGGCAGACGTGGCCGACCTCACCGGCGGCCGACAGCTCGTCGTCGTCGGCCCGGATGGTGAGCTCGACGCCCTGCCGCGCCCGGCCCACGGTCTCCTCGGCATCCTCGGGGGGATCGTCGTGCGCCGTGCCGACGCCCACGCCGGCCTCGGTGCAGGTGTAGCGCACCACCACGGGCACCCCGAAGCGCAGCCGCGCCTCGCGGACGAGCGCGGCGGTGGCGGGCCCTCCCCCCATGGCGATGGTGCGGACGCTGCTCGTGTCGGTGGCCTCGAAGCGCTCGTGGCGGAGCATGAGGGCCACCTGCGTGGGGATGCCCCCGAGCGCGGTGATGCCGTGCCGCTCGACCATGTCGAGGGCCGTGCCGGCCGACCACTTGTCCATCAGGAACGTCGTCCCGCCGCCGCGCAGCGCCTGCGGCAGCTTGGTCATGTAGCCGAGGTGGGCGAACGACGTCGACGACAGGCCGCGCCCGCCGCCCCCCCAGCGCCCCCCGCCGTCGATGTCGCCGATCGCCCGCAGCTGGCGCGCCGCGAACACCGCACCCTTCGGGTCGCCGGTGGTCCCCGACGTGAACACCACCGCCACCGGGTGGTCGGGGTCGAGCGGCGCGGGGTCGGCGCCGCCGGGGTCGGCCCCGCTCCGCAGCTCGGGGAGCACCGCGTCGGGGGCGACGTCGGCGCCGACGGCCACCGCGACCAGGTCGCCGACCCCGGTCACGGCGGCCACGTCGGTATCGCCGGCGAGCGGCGCCGAGGCGACGACGAGCCGCGGGCGCGCCACCGCCAGGCAGCGGCGCCGTTCGGGGGGCGACAGCCGGTCGTTCACCCCGGCGGTGACGGCCCCGATCTTGGCGGCCGCCGCGTAGGCCACCGCGTACGCGGGACCCGACGGCAGGAGGAGCGCGACCACGTCGCCGGCGCCCACGCCCCGGGCCCGCAGGCCGGCGGCGGCCTCGTCGGACAAGCGGTCGAGGTCGCGGTAGGAGAGGGCGGCGCCCTCGGGCGTGACGTACAGCGGCGTGTCGCCGTAGCGCGAGGCCGCCTCGCGGACGACGTCGCCGAGCATCCCGGCCCCCGTTCAGTCGCCGAGCCCGTAGAGCTCGGCGGCGTTGCCGCCCAGGACCATCGACTGCACCTCGGGCGCCAGGGGCGCCATCGTCCGGCGCAGTGCGTCGACCGCGCCCGGGAAGGTGGCGTCGTGGTGCGGGTAGTCCGACCCCCATACGATGCGCCGCTCCCCGATGGCCGGGGCGAGCGCGGGCAGGGTGCGCTCGTCGACCTCGTAGCTGACCCAGCACTGGCGGGCGAAGTACTCGCTCGGCGCCATGCGCAGGTCGGGGCAGAAGCCGCCGAAGCTCCCGGCCTGCTCGTCCAGGCGGTCCAGCCAGAACGGCACCCAGCCGCCGCCGGACTCCAGGAACACCACCCGCAGGGCGGGGTGACGCTCGAGCACCCCGAACGTCACCAGCTGCGCGTAGGCCAGCATGGCCTCGAAGGCGTGGGACACGGCGTGCAGGACCAGCGGGTTGAAGGGGCGGTCGGACCCCAGGGTGGGGACGATCACCGAGCTGCCCTCGTGGACCGCCACGGCGGTCCCGGTCTCCTCGGCGGCTTCCCACACCGGCTCGTAGGCAGGGTCGGAGAGCGAGCGCCCGCAGCACGGGTTGGGCCGGACGAAGGCGGCCACGGCGCCGAGCTCGTGGCGTGCCCGGCGCAGCTCGGCCGCGGCCGCGGCGGGATCCTGCATGGGGAGCATGGCCGCGCCGAACAGCCGGTGGGGGTCGGCCGCGCAGTACGAGGCCAGCCAGTCGTTGTAGGCGCGGGCGATCCACAGCGCCGCCCGGGCGTCGTCGAGCGCCCAGAAGTACAGCCCGACGGAGGGGAACAGCACGGCCCGGTCGATGCCCTCGGTGTCCATGTCGGCGAGGCGCGCCACGGGGTCCGCGCCCCCCGGCCACGCCTCCTCCAACGAGCGGAAGGACGCCGGCTCCGAGAAGCGGGCCCCCGGGGTGGCCAGGGTGCCGAGCGGCACGGCCAGGATCTCCTTGTCCCCGACGACCACGTGCTCGTAACCCTGCGCGTCACGTTCGATGCGCGGCCGGTGCGGCTCGGGCACCGCGGCCCAGGCGGAGCGCGGCTCCACCACGTGCCCGTCGGCGTCGACGACGCTCACCGCGGCCCTCCGGTCGCCCGCCAGTCGTCGGCGGCCGGCATCGGGTGGCGGAACAGCTCGGCGGCGTTGCCCGCGGCCATGCGGCGCAGCTCCTCGTCGGGCAGGTGGCCCATGGTCCTCTCGAGTACCGCCTGCGTGTCGGGCCACGTGGAGTCGGCGTGCGGGTAGTCGCTCTCGAGCATGATGTGGTCGACGCCGATGCGGTGGCGCAGCTCGATGACCGACGGGTCGTCGATGGTGCAGAACCAGAAGTTGCGCCGCAGCACCTCGCTCGGGCGCAGGTCCGACGGCCACGACGTGCTCTCGGTGCCCGACGCCGAGTGCTCGAGCACGTAGTCGGCCCGGTCGAGCAGCATCGGCACCCACCCGATCCCGCCTTCCGACATGGCGATCGACAGCCCGGGGAAGCGCAGCGGCACGCCGGACCACAGCCACTCCGCCGCGGCCAGCAGCGCGTTCACCGGGAAGAGGGTCGGGAAGAGCTCGAAGGGCGGGTCGGGCGACGGCAGGGGCGCCCATGCCGAAGCCCCGGTGTGGAGGCACACCACGGTGGCCGTCTCCTCGCACGCCGCGAAGAACGGGTCCCAGGCCCCCGAGAAGATGGACGGCACCCCCAGCCGCGCCGGGAACTCGGGGAAGCTCACGGCCTTGAAGCCGCGCTCGGCGTTGCGGCGCACCTCCTCGGCTGCCACGGCCACGTCGACGAGCCACGGCAGTTGCAGCGGGATGATCCGTTCCGGAAAGGTGCCGGCCCACACCTCGGCGTGCCAGTCGTTCCACGCCCGCAGGCAGGCCAGGCCCAGCTCGGGGTCGTCGGACCGGGAGAACACCGATCCGCAGAAGCCCGCCACCAGCGACGGGAAGCACAGCGAGGCCCACACGCCGTTGATGTCCATGTCGGCGATGCGCGCGTGGATGTCGAAGCAGCCGGGGCGCATCTCGTCGAAGCGCGACGGGTCCATGCTCCAGGTGTCGCGCCGGCGCCCGGCGACGGCGTTCAGGCCCACGTTGGGGTAGGTGCGGTCCTCGTACAGCCAGTGCTGGACCCCGTCGTCGCGCTCGACGACGCGCGGGGCGCGCGCCGCCAGGCGCGCCGGCACCCGGCCCTCGAACAGGTCGGGCGGTTCGATGAGGTGGTCGTCGACCGAGATGACCGGCACGCGGATCGGGCGCGGGTCGGGGTCGGGGAGCAGCACGCCGGTCACGGGCGCAGCGCCGCCGAGCAGAACGCCCACAGGTCCTCGGCCACGGCGGTCGGCGGGTCGTCGATCTGGTGGCAGATGAGGGCGTGCAGGTGCGACACCACGAGGTGGAAGAGGGTGCGGGCGTCGCGCCGGGCGTCGCCCGCCCGGACCCGGCCACGGGCCTGGGCGTCGGCCACGGCACCCTCGAAGACGTCGACGAAGGGCTCCAGCACGGCGCGCAGCTGGTCCGGGTGCGACTCGGCCAGCCGCAGGTGCTCGCGCACCAGCGCCGCCGCGTAGGGGAGGCGGCCGTCGACGGTGATGAAGCGGAACAGCCCGACGACGGCCAGGCGCAGGCGCTCCACCGGGTCGGGCTCCCCGCCCACCATCGCCGCCAGGGCGGCGGCCCCCCGCCGGGCGTCGTCCTCGAAGAGGGCGACGAGCAGCTCGTCCTTGCCGGGGAAGCAGCGGTAGAAGCCCTTGAGCGACGTCCCGGCGCCGGCGACGACCTGGTTGACGGTGAACGTCGGGCCCTCGGCGTCCCACACGAGCTCGCGGGCCGCCTCCACCAGACGGGTGGCCACATCGTCGGCGACCGCCACGCCACGCGCCCGGGACACCATCGGCACCGGAAACTATCATCCCGGAGAACGGCATTCTCCGGACGCGGGAGGGGACGGGTGGGCGAGGCGATCGGGCTCGTGATCGACGGCGGCGTGGTGCCCGGCGAGGCCGGCACGTACCCGGTGACCAACCCGGTGCGCCCGGCCGAGGTCGTCCTCGATGCCCCGGCCGCTTCGCCGGCGCAGCTCGACGCGGCCGTGGCCGCGGCGCGCCGGGCGCAGGCGGCCTGGGCGGCGCTCGACCCGGCGGAGCGGTCCGAGCTCGTCCACAAGGCGGCCGCGGCGGCGGGCGCGGCGGTGGAGGCGCACGGCCTGGCGAGCCTGCTCACCCGGGAGCACGGCAAGGTGCTGTGGGAGGCGCAGTTCGACTCGGGCACCATCGGCGGGATGGCGGGGGCCTTCGCCCCGCTCGTCGCCGAGGCACTGGCGCCGCGTTCGATGGGCGGCGGCGGTCGGCGCACGCGCGTGGTCCACGAGCCCTACGGGGTGGTGGCGGCGGTCCTGCCCTTCAACTGGCCGGTGTCCGTGCTCGGCAACAAGGTGCTCCCCGCCCTCCTGGCCGGGAACACCGTCGTGGTCAAGGCCCCGCCCACCTGCCCCGGCGCCGTGCTCGCCGTCACCGCGGCACTGGCCGACGCGCTCCCGCCCGGTGTGGTGAACGCCGTGAACGGCCCCGCCCCCGAGCTCGGGGAGCTGCTCGTGTCGCACCCGGGCGTGGACATGGTGTCGTTCACCGGCGGCGTGCCCACCGGTCGCGCCGTCATGGCGGCCGCCTCCGGCGCGGTGCGGCCCGTGGTGCTGGAGCTCGGCGGCAACGACCCCGCCATCGTGGCGCCCGACGTCGACGTCGACGACGCCCTGGCCGACCGGATCGCCGGCGCCACCTTCATCACCTCGGGCCAGGTGTGCATGGCCATCAAGCGCCTGTACGTCCCCGAGGACAAGGTGCGGGCCATGGTCGACGCGCTGGTGGCCCGCGTGGGCGCCGAGGTGGTGGGCGACGGGCTCGCCCCCGAGGTGACCATGGGGCCCGTGCACCGCCCCGCGGCGCGCCACCGGGTCGAGGCCATGCTGGAGGAGGCCGCCGGGCGCGGCGCCACCGTGCACCGCCCGGCGCGCGTGCGTGACGAGGACGCCGGGGCCGGCGGCTACCTGGTGTCGCCCGCCATCGTCGAGGGCGTCCCCGACGACGCCCAGATCGTGTGCGAGGAGCAGTTCGCCCCCGCGCTGCCGGTGCTCGGCTACCGCCACATCGACGAGGCGATGCGACGCGCCAACGACTCGCCCTACGGCCTGTGCGCGTCCATCTGGACCGCGGACGGCGACCTGGCCGCCGAGGCGGCCCGGCGCTTCGAGGCCGGCACCGTGTTCGTGAACAACCACGGCACCGCCGCCATGGACCACCGGGCACCGTTCGGGGGGTGGAAGCAGTCGGGCTACGGCGTCGAGCTGGGGCCCGAGGGGATGCTCGCCTTCACCCGCCCCAAGACCGTCCTGGAGTTCCCGGCGTCGTGACGGGCCCGGCGAGTCGTACCCCGGGGAGCTGCGCGTGCTCGACCTGCTGATCCGCGGCGGGACGGTGGTGGACGGCACGGGGGCCCCGGCGCGGCGCGCCGATGTCGCCGTGCGCGACGGCCGCATCGTCTCGGTGGGCCCCACCGACGAGCCGGCCGCACGGGTCGTCGACGCCGACGGGCTCATGGTCGTGCCGGGGTTCGTGGACCTGCACACGCACTACGACGCCCAGCTGTCGTGGGACCCGGCCGCGAGCCCCTCCCCACTGCACGGCGTGACCACCGTGATCGGCGGCAATTGCGGGTTCTCGTTGGCGCCGTCGGGCCCGGAGCACGCCGAGTACCTGGCCCGCATGATGGCGCGGGTCGAGGGCATGCCCATCACCGCGCTGCACCACCTCGACTGGTCGTGGGCGTCGTTCGGGGAGTGGCTCGGCCGGCTCGACGGCGCCGTGGCGGTCAACGCCGGCTTCCTGGTGGGCCACTCCACGCTGCGGCGCGCCGTCATGGGTGACGCCGCCGTCGGCGGTGCGGCCGGCCCCGGCGACGTCGACGCCATGCGCCGGGCGCTGCACGCCGCGCTGGAGCAGGGCGCCCTCGGGCTGTCGACGTCGCGGGCGCAGACCCACAACGACGGCGACGGCATGCCGGTCCCCTCGCGCGCGGCGGGGCGCGCCGAGCTCGAGGCGTTGTGCGCCGTTGTCTCCGAGCATCCCGGGACCACGCTCGAGCTCATCGTGCCCGGGTGTCTCGACGGGTTCAGCGAGGACGAGGTCGAGCTCATGGCGACGCTGTCGCTGCTCGCGGATCGCCCGGCCAACTGGAACGTCCTGGGGGTGTCGGCCCTCAACCCCGGCGGTGTCGAGCACCAGCTCGAGGCGTCCACCGCCGCGGCCGAGCGCGGCGCCACCGTGGTGGCGCTGACGCTGCCACACACCATGAAGATCCGGCTGTCGTTCGAGCACGGGGCCATCATCGATGCCCTGCCCGGGTGGCGCGAGATGTTCGCCCTGCCGGTCCACGAGCGCATGGCGGTGCTGCGCGACCCCGCGGCGCGGGCCCGCCTCGACGCGGGGGCGAAGTCGAAGGAGGCCGGGATCATCGGCGCGCTGGCGCGCTGGGAGAACCTCGTGATCGACGAGACGTTCGACCCCGCCAACGCCGCCTACGAGGGACGTTCCGTGGGCGACGTCGCCGCCGAGACGGGCACGGACCCCTTCGACGCGCTGCTCGACGTCGTGATCGCCGACGGGCTGCGCACCG
This window of the Acidimicrobiales bacterium genome carries:
- a CDS encoding class I adenylate-forming enzyme family protein, which gives rise to MLGDVVREAASRYGDTPLYVTPEGAALSYRDLDRLSDEAAAGLRARGVGAGDVVALLLPSGPAYAVAYAAAAKIGAVTAGVNDRLSPPERRRCLAVARPRLVVASAPLAGDTDVAAVTGVGDLVAVAVGADVAPDAVLPELRSGADPGGADPAPLDPDHPVAVVFTSGTTGDPKGAVFAARQLRAIGDIDGGGRWGGGGRGLSSTSFAHLGYMTKLPQALRGGGTTFLMDKWSAGTALDMVERHGITALGGIPTQVALMLRHERFEATDTSSVRTIAMGGGPATAALVREARLRFGVPVVVRYTCTEAGVGVGTAHDDPPEDAEETVGRARQGVELTIRADDDELSAAGEVGHVCLRSPAVMSGYWHDPEATAAVFTADGAVRTGDLGFVDDRGRLHLEGRAKEMYVRGGYNVFPLEVENVLADHPGVAHVAVVARPDEVMGEIGVAVVVPRRAADMPTLESLREHAR
- a CDS encoding amidohydrolase family protein, with translation MSVVDADGHVVEPRSAWAAVPEPHRPRIERDAQGYEHVVVGDKEILAVPLGTLATPGARFSEPASFRSLEEAWPGGADPVARLADMDTEGIDRAVLFPSVGLYFWALDDARAALWIARAYNDWLASYCAADPHRLFGAAMLPMQDPAAAAAELRRARHELGAVAAFVRPNPCCGRSLSDPAYEPVWEAAEETGTAVAVHEGSSVIVPTLGSDRPFNPLVLHAVSHAFEAMLAYAQLVTFGVLERHPALRVVFLESGGGWVPFWLDRLDEQAGSFGGFCPDLRMAPSEYFARQCWVSYEVDERTLPALAPAIGERRIVWGSDYPHHDATFPGAVDALRRTMAPLAPEVQSMVLGGNAAELYGLGD
- a CDS encoding amidohydrolase family protein, with the translated sequence MGVLLGGAAPVTGVLLPDPDPRPIRVPVISVDDHLIEPPDLFEGRVPARLAARAPRVVERDDGVQHWLYEDRTYPNVGLNAVAGRRRDTWSMDPSRFDEMRPGCFDIHARIADMDINGVWASLCFPSLVAGFCGSVFSRSDDPELGLACLRAWNDWHAEVWAGTFPERIIPLQLPWLVDVAVAAEEVRRNAERGFKAVSFPEFPARLGVPSIFSGAWDPFFAACEETATVVCLHTGASAWAPLPSPDPPFELFPTLFPVNALLAAAEWLWSGVPLRFPGLSIAMSEGGIGWVPMLLDRADYVLEHSASGTESTSWPSDLRPSEVLRRNFWFCTIDDPSVIELRHRIGVDHIMLESDYPHADSTWPDTQAVLERTMGHLPDEELRRMAAGNAAELFRHPMPAADDWRATGGPR
- a CDS encoding TetR/AcrR family transcriptional regulator; the encoded protein is MVSRARGVAVADDVATRLVEAARELVWDAEGPTFTVNQVVAGAGTSLKGFYRCFPGKDELLVALFEDDARRGAAALAAMVGGEPDPVERLRLAVVGLFRFITVDGRLPYAAALVREHLRLAESHPDQLRAVLEPFVDVFEGAVADAQARGRVRAGDARRDARTLFHLVVSHLHALICHQIDDPPTAVAEDLWAFCSAALRP
- a CDS encoding aldehyde dehydrogenase family protein, which gives rise to MGEAIGLVIDGGVVPGEAGTYPVTNPVRPAEVVLDAPAASPAQLDAAVAAARRAQAAWAALDPAERSELVHKAAAAAGAAVEAHGLASLLTREHGKVLWEAQFDSGTIGGMAGAFAPLVAEALAPRSMGGGGRRTRVVHEPYGVVAAVLPFNWPVSVLGNKVLPALLAGNTVVVKAPPTCPGAVLAVTAALADALPPGVVNAVNGPAPELGELLVSHPGVDMVSFTGGVPTGRAVMAAASGAVRPVVLELGGNDPAIVAPDVDVDDALADRIAGATFITSGQVCMAIKRLYVPEDKVRAMVDALVARVGAEVVGDGLAPEVTMGPVHRPAARHRVEAMLEEAAGRGATVHRPARVRDEDAGAGGYLVSPAIVEGVPDDAQIVCEEQFAPALPVLGYRHIDEAMRRANDSPYGLCASIWTADGDLAAEAARRFEAGTVFVNNHGTAAMDHRAPFGGWKQSGYGVELGPEGMLAFTRPKTVLEFPAS
- a CDS encoding amidohydrolase family protein, which encodes MLDLLIRGGTVVDGTGAPARRADVAVRDGRIVSVGPTDEPAARVVDADGLMVVPGFVDLHTHYDAQLSWDPAASPSPLHGVTTVIGGNCGFSLAPSGPEHAEYLARMMARVEGMPITALHHLDWSWASFGEWLGRLDGAVAVNAGFLVGHSTLRRAVMGDAAVGGAAGPGDVDAMRRALHAALEQGALGLSTSRAQTHNDGDGMPVPSRAAGRAELEALCAVVSEHPGTTLELIVPGCLDGFSEDEVELMATLSLLADRPANWNVLGVSALNPGGVEHQLEASTAAAERGATVVALTLPHTMKIRLSFEHGAIIDALPGWREMFALPVHERMAVLRDPAARARLDAGAKSKEAGIIGALARWENLVIDETFDPANAAYEGRSVGDVAAETGTDPFDALLDVVIADGLRTGLRPPIGESEADWELRARVWQDPRTVVGGSDAGAHLDVMCGAIYSTSMLGDGVRARQLLSWEEAVRQLTDVPARLYGLRDRGRVAAGWWADLVLFDPDRIGHGPERTRADLPGGAGRLYAEGIGIEHVLVNGEEIVRAGSFTGALPGAVLRSGTDTDTVTAGAGRP